AATATTATTTACCAATAAGGCATAGGTTATGCAAGAGTATATTTATTACAACAAACAAAACTTAGATTTCCCGTTATCTGAAAAGATTTTAGTGACTAACAATATGATTGAATATAAAGATTCAGATTTTATTGTTTCAAATACAAATCTTTTTAATGCAGAATTAGTTGCAGATGAAATCGACTTTTATATTAGAAACTCACAAGATACAATAGCTGACAAAATTAAAAATATTGAAAAACTTTATGACTTAAATGAATCAAGATTTGATAATGCACAAGATATGACATTTAGTCAAGATGTAGAGAAAAAAGTTTTATTAATCTGTGATGAGTCATGGAAAAAAGAGTTTATTAAAAAAATAGTTTCAAATGAATTTGACCTTTTCCATATAAATGAAAATATTTTAAAATCTATAACTGGGTCAATTGGAAACTTAAATGTAGTAGTTGATGATGAAGACAAAGATATAACTTTAAATATTGACCAAATTATTTGGTTTGATATGAAAGAAGAAGGTAAAAAACAAAGTGGTTGTTTTGATCCACTTGAAACTTCTATTGATGATGTATTAGCTGAAGTTAGAGCTAATATTGCAAATTATGAATATAGAAAATTTCTAAGTTATGATAAAACAATTTGTCAATATCATGAACGAAGAGATGAAACTTGCGCTAAGTGTGTAGAGGTTTGTCCTACAACTACAATCGTAAAAGATGATGAGAATAAACATTTACATTTTTCACAAATAGATTGTCATGGGTGTGGTGGTTGTATCTCAGTGTGTCCAAGTGGTGCTTTAGATTATACTCCATCAAACAGAGAATCAATCTATGCAATGAGTAAATTTTTTAATGGACATATCCCATTAATCATTCCACAAAAAATGAATATATCTTCTTTAGAAGTAGCCTTAAAAGAGAATGTTTTACCATTTAAAATAGAAGGTGAAAAGTTTTTACATGAATCAACTTTATTAACAATACTACAAGAATCTGGTTCTCAAGTAGTTTTTTATACTGACTTTTTATCTAAAGGAACTACTGATTCTATTTCTATATTAAATCAAATTTATCAAGCAAAATATCAAAAAGACGCAATTTTAGTTGCAATGAATAAAGAGCAATTAGTTGATGCTTTAGAAAAAGTAGATTTTATTGATGGTTCAAAATATCAATTAAATGATATGAGTTTA
This genomic interval from Arcobacter arenosus contains the following:
- a CDS encoding 4Fe-4S binding protein — its product is MQEYIYYNKQNLDFPLSEKILVTNNMIEYKDSDFIVSNTNLFNAELVADEIDFYIRNSQDTIADKIKNIEKLYDLNESRFDNAQDMTFSQDVEKKVLLICDESWKKEFIKKIVSNEFDLFHINENILKSITGSIGNLNVVVDDEDKDITLNIDQIIWFDMKEEGKKQSGCFDPLETSIDDVLAEVRANIANYEYRKFLSYDKTICQYHERRDETCAKCVEVCPTTTIVKDDENKHLHFSQIDCHGCGGCISVCPSGALDYTPSNRESIYAMSKFFNGHIPLIIPQKMNISSLEVALKENVLPFKIEGEKFLHESTLLTILQESGSQVVFYTDFLSKGTTDSISILNQIYQAKYQKDAILVAMNKEQLVDALEKVDFIDGSKYQLNDMSLRKRENFAIRLSKIVGEYNFGEVQTGPNVHYAKVEVNESNCTLCLSCVGACNVNAIFADAKDNTLRLNPSLCTSCGYCEASCPESDCLTIKRDVIELQPMWFKENILAQDKLFACIECGKEFATTKAVEKIAKIMSPIFANDPIKEKTLYCCETCKPKIMMKSYMANPTNYNNKQGIAI